In one window of Pseudodesulfovibrio sediminis DNA:
- a CDS encoding beta strand repeat-containing protein, which produces MSDSYNSDGMNTSFSLSTDASASGGGNILWGTENNDVLTATADTTSVQGLGGDDTLYGFQGGMPTASNASLDGGAGNDIVYGGAGNEIISGGFGDDTLSGGAGNDVIHGFQIGSSSVASGAGGDIMSGGLGDDTLYGGAGSDTYKYELGDGNDVIQDDGAASDVDVLKLGEGITKDSITISRGSIEDPWSGTINENYLVLTFADGGTVRWDGSVEQIQFADGSIWTSDEIFSEYLASAATGGDDTIEGFDGNNDKIVGGAGNDYLSGMGGDDTLVGGTGNDTMNGGAGSDRYEYNLGDGQDVIYDYAEEGESNTVVLGEGITKDSVTISRLSSYSSDLKLNLAEGGSLQITEGINTVLFADGSSWGYDELKQLYLDQAGTDGDDSIKGFNGNDTLAGGKGNDTLNGSYGSDIYRYNLGDGNDIIKESGYSSSDVDTLELGAGIEKESVTVTRTSPYSSDYILTFADGGSVQVNSRMEQISFADGTVWTQSDLQGQYLANAGTVGDDYIRGFDSDDTLAGGLGNDTLEGRNGSDTYVYNLGDGNDTIQDYGYGSGDVDILSFGAGITFDSLSVEKRDENGTQLVVTLADGGTVILDNQIEMVQFADGSTATYEDIRILSEPKIITGTVGDDYLNAEFDTDIVDGLSGNDTIYGYSGNNSTASNAALMGNDGNDVIYGGTGTDIIYGGAGEDSLYGRDGNDLIYGYQGAPIEGYLPETSDPDGSDYLNGGNGNDTLIGGFGNDTLMGGSGNDVLISASNAGGAVIDVDATITAANASFSLNSESVASGAGGDSYLNGGNGDDTLVGGLGNDTLFGGNDDDLLAGGAGDDKLFGGDGTDTLVGGSGNDKLYGGSGNDVLIAGQTASNAGGAVIDVDAAITAANASFSLNSESVASGAGGDSYLNGGNGDDTLVGALGNDTLFGGNDDDLLVGGAGDDKLYGGDGTDTLIGGSGNDKLFGGNGNDVLISGQTASNAGGAVIDVDAAITAANASFSLNSESVASGAGGDSYLNGGNGEDTLVGGLGNDTLFGGNDDDKLYGGQGNDALFGGTGNDLLDGGAGDDKLYGGDGADTLNGGSGNDKLFGGNGNDVLISGQTASNAGGAVIGVDAAITAANASFSLNSESVASGAGGDSYLNGGNGEDTLVGGLGNDTLFGGNDDDKLYGGQGNDALFGGNGNDLLDGGAGDDKLYGGDDADTLIGGLGSDTLMGGSGNDVLYANKEVTDPWSMEYDSASNYLNGGNGNDTLHGAIGDDTLIGGDGNDVLYGNEGKDVLYGNDGNDLLQGEFGADQLYGGNGADTLVGGYGNDTLIGGMGDDEYRFDMAGGQDTIVDNGGNDKVVFGSGIEQDDLLFSRSNNDLTIGVIGSTDRLTINGWYTSSDKQVESFELSDGSLLLAGQVQSLVDAMSAYTPSSAGVLTIPNDVLDDFQNIITTNWQKS; this is translated from the coding sequence GTGTCAGATAGTTACAATTCAGATGGTATGAATACCTCATTTTCTCTTTCCACGGACGCGTCCGCTTCTGGCGGAGGCAATATCCTTTGGGGAACCGAAAACAATGACGTTTTGACCGCGACAGCAGACACAACCTCTGTACAGGGACTCGGTGGCGACGACACCTTGTACGGATTCCAAGGAGGAATGCCCACTGCGAGCAACGCGAGCCTTGACGGCGGTGCGGGCAATGACATTGTCTACGGCGGTGCCGGAAACGAAATCATCAGCGGAGGGTTCGGGGACGATACCCTTTCTGGCGGAGCTGGAAACGACGTTATTCATGGATTTCAAATCGGCAGCTCATCCGTGGCCAGTGGCGCGGGCGGAGATATCATGTCCGGCGGGCTTGGAGACGACACACTCTATGGTGGGGCAGGAAGTGATACTTACAAATATGAACTGGGTGACGGGAATGACGTCATCCAGGATGACGGGGCAGCCAGTGATGTCGATGTCCTGAAGCTGGGCGAAGGCATTACCAAGGATTCCATCACGATTTCCCGTGGTTCTATTGAGGATCCCTGGTCCGGAACCATCAATGAAAACTATCTTGTACTTACCTTTGCGGACGGCGGTACAGTTCGCTGGGACGGAAGCGTTGAGCAGATTCAATTCGCGGATGGCTCTATTTGGACTTCCGACGAGATCTTCAGCGAGTATTTGGCTTCAGCCGCTACCGGCGGCGATGATACCATTGAAGGGTTTGATGGCAATAACGATAAAATCGTCGGCGGGGCAGGAAACGATTACCTCTCTGGCATGGGCGGTGACGACACTCTGGTCGGCGGTACCGGGAATGACACCATGAACGGCGGTGCTGGCAGTGACAGATATGAATACAACCTTGGTGACGGGCAAGACGTCATATACGACTATGCTGAAGAGGGGGAGAGCAATACGGTCGTCCTCGGCGAGGGGATAACCAAAGACTCTGTTACTATTTCCAGGTTATCATCCTATTCGAGTGATCTGAAACTCAATTTGGCGGAAGGTGGAAGCCTCCAGATAACAGAAGGCATCAATACGGTTCTGTTTGCCGACGGGAGCTCCTGGGGCTACGATGAATTGAAGCAACTCTATCTGGATCAGGCCGGAACCGACGGTGACGACAGCATCAAGGGGTTCAACGGCAACGATACGTTGGCTGGAGGAAAAGGCAACGACACGCTGAATGGTTCTTACGGAAGTGATATCTACCGGTATAACCTCGGTGATGGAAACGATATAATCAAGGAGAGCGGTTACTCCTCAAGCGATGTAGACACCCTCGAGCTGGGTGCGGGCATCGAAAAAGAGAGCGTCACCGTCACCCGTACTTCCCCGTATTCCAGCGACTACATCCTCACGTTTGCCGACGGCGGCTCAGTCCAGGTCAACAGCCGCATGGAACAAATCAGTTTTGCTGACGGCACGGTTTGGACACAGTCGGACCTGCAGGGGCAGTATTTGGCCAATGCAGGGACTGTTGGTGATGATTACATCCGCGGCTTCGACAGCGATGACACTTTGGCTGGCGGCCTGGGGAACGACACTCTAGAGGGACGGAACGGCAGCGACACCTATGTCTACAATCTCGGTGACGGCAACGACACCATCCAGGATTACGGATACGGCTCCGGTGACGTGGACATCCTTAGCTTCGGCGCGGGCATTACCTTTGATTCCCTGTCGGTGGAAAAACGCGATGAGAATGGAACCCAGCTGGTGGTCACTCTGGCCGACGGCGGGACTGTCATTCTGGATAACCAGATTGAAATGGTTCAGTTCGCAGATGGGTCTACGGCGACCTATGAAGATATCAGGATATTGAGCGAACCCAAAATCATCACCGGCACGGTCGGCGATGATTATCTCAATGCGGAATTTGATACCGATATAGTTGATGGCCTGAGCGGCAACGATACTATCTACGGCTATTCCGGAAACAACTCTACCGCCAGCAATGCCGCACTCATGGGCAATGACGGGAATGATGTCATTTATGGCGGCACCGGAACGGATATCATATACGGTGGAGCGGGCGAAGACTCTTTGTACGGCAGAGACGGCAACGACCTTATATATGGGTACCAAGGTGCTCCGATTGAGGGCTATTTGCCTGAAACTAGCGATCCCGACGGCAGCGATTACTTGAACGGCGGCAACGGCAACGACACCCTGATCGGTGGTTTCGGCAACGACACGCTTATGGGCGGCAGCGGCAATGACGTGCTCATCTCCGCAAGCAATGCCGGAGGTGCCGTGATTGATGTCGATGCCACAATCACTGCGGCCAATGCGTCCTTCAGCCTGAACTCGGAATCAGTTGCCAGCGGTGCCGGTGGCGACAGCTACCTGAACGGCGGCAACGGCGACGACACCCTGGTTGGCGGTTTGGGCAACGACACCCTCTTTGGCGGCAACGATGACGACCTCCTGGCCGGAGGGGCCGGCGACGACAAGCTGTTCGGCGGAGATGGCACCGACACCCTGGTCGGTGGTTCCGGCAACGACAAGCTGTACGGCGGCAGCGGCAATGATGTGCTCATCGCCGGACAGACCGCAAGCAATGCCGGAGGCGCCGTGATTGATGTTGATGCCGCAATCACTGCGGCCAATGCGTCCTTCAGCCTGAACTCGGAATCAGTTGCCAGCGGTGCCGGTGGCGACAGCTACCTGAACGGCGGCAACGGCGACGACACTCTGGTTGGCGCTTTGGGCAACGACACCCTCTTTGGCGGCAACGATGATGACCTTCTGGTCGGAGGGGCCGGCGACGACAAGCTGTACGGCGGAGATGGCACCGACACCCTGATCGGTGGTTCCGGCAACGACAAGCTGTTCGGCGGCAACGGTAATGATGTGCTCATCTCCGGGCAGACCGCAAGCAATGCCGGAGGCGCCGTGATTGATGTCGATGCCGCAATCACTGCGGCCAATGCGTCCTTCAGCCTGAACTCGGAATCAGTTGCCAGCGGTGCCGGTGGCGACAGCTACTTGAACGGCGGCAACGGCGAGGACACCCTGGTTGGCGGTTTGGGCAACGACACCCTCTTTGGCGGCAACGATGACGACAAACTTTATGGCGGCCAAGGGAACGACGCTCTCTTCGGCGGCACCGGCAACGACCTCCTGGACGGAGGAGCCGGCGATGACAAGCTGTACGGCGGAGATGGCGCCGACACTCTGAACGGTGGTTCCGGCAACGACAAGCTGTTCGGCGGCAACGGCAATGATGTGCTCATCTCCGGGCAGACCGCAAGCAATGCCGGAGGCGCCGTGATTGGTGTTGATGCCGCAATCACTGCGGCCAATGCGTCCTTCAGCCTGAACTCGGAATCAGTTGCCAGCGGTGCCGGTGGCGACAGCTACCTGAACGGCGGCAACGGCGAGGACACCCTGGTTGGCGGTTTGGGCAACGACACCCTCTTTGGCGGCAACGATGACGACAAACTTTATGGCGGCCAAGGGAACGACGCTCTCTTCGGCGGCAACGGCAACGACCTCCTGGACGGAGGGGCCGGCGATGACAAGCTGTACGGCGGAGATGACGCCGACACCCTGATAGGTGGACTTGGCAGCGATACGCTTATGGGCGGTAGCGGCAACGACGTGCTTTATGCCAACAAGGAAGTAACCGATCCATGGTCTATGGAATATGATTCTGCCAGCAATTATCTTAATGGCGGCAATGGAAACGACACCCTCCATGGCGCAATTGGCGATGACACCCTCATCGGCGGCGACGGCAATGACGTACTTTACGGCAATGAAGGCAAAGATGTCCTCTATGGGAATGACGGCAATGATTTGCTGCAAGGCGAATTTGGTGCCGATCAGTTGTATGGCGGCAATGGTGCCGACACCCTTGTCGGCGGGTATGGCAACGACACCCTGATCGGTGGCATGGGAGATGATGAGTATCGTTTCGATATGGCAGGCGGTCAAGACACCATCGTAGATAACGGCGGGAATGATAAAGTCGTGTTTGGAAGTGGCATTGAACAGGACGACCTGCTTTTCTCCAGGAGTAATAATGATCTGACAATAGGCGTTATCGGCTCTACCGACCGCCTGACGATAAATGGTTGGTATACCAGTTCCGATAAACAGGTCGAGTCGTTTGAACTCAGCGACGGGAGCCTGCTCTTGGCCGGCCAGGTACAGTCCCTAGTGGATGCCATGTCCGCTTACACGCCGAGTTCCGCAGGCGTACTGACCATACCTAACGATGTTCTGGATGATTTCCAAAACATCATCACGACCAACTGGCAGAAATCGTAA
- a CDS encoding type I secretion system permease/ATPase, which produces MGKKTNLNDEEKKDSTQQADTGLISLILLARYHSVAADPEGIRHKFAPPDEPMQDVDIMRAARALSLKAKVLQRDCSSLDKVPFPAMAQMKDGTWLILGGAGNDDVLTQAPGERGVKKIPLIEFEESWSGKLMLITKRTALPDALRQFNISWFIPALIKYKRLFGEVLLLSFFLQLFGLVTPLFFQVVIDKVLVHKGLTTLDVLAIGLMVVFIFEVVMGGLRTWLFSHTTYRVDVTLGAQLFSHLVSLPLAYFNARRVGDSVARVRELENIRRFLTGSTLTVVLDLLFTGVFLVVMFFYSWQLSFLVLGIMPFYIGLSVFVTPVLRKRLDEKFQRGAEQQAFLVETISGVQTLKSMAVEPQFQRRWEDLLAGYVKSAFRTDNLGNFAVQATTFLSKLSTLLILWIGSRAVIDGDLSVGQLIAFNMMAGRINSPILRLSKVWQDFQQAGVSLQRLGDILNNPTEPGYNPNRSTLPSLHGDIKFENISFRYRSDTPFVLQDVNLHIRKGESVGIVGRSGSGKSTLTNLVQRLFVPEKGRVLVDDIDLTLVDTAWLRRQIGVVLQENMLFNRSVRDNIALADPGASMDRVVNAAQLAGAHDFILELPEGYDTIVGEQGTGLSGGQRQRVAIARALMTNPRILILDEATSALDYESEHIIQQNMSAISSGRSVLIIAHRLSTVKDCDRIVVVEKGQIVESGSHEQLVRTGGYYAKLWQYQSKDPREAA; this is translated from the coding sequence ATGGGAAAAAAAACAAACCTGAACGACGAAGAAAAAAAAGACTCCACCCAGCAGGCAGATACGGGACTCATCTCCCTCATTTTACTGGCCCGTTATCACAGTGTCGCTGCAGACCCCGAGGGCATTCGCCACAAATTCGCCCCCCCGGATGAGCCCATGCAAGACGTGGACATCATGCGAGCAGCCAGGGCCCTGAGTCTCAAGGCCAAGGTCCTGCAAAGGGATTGTTCCAGTCTTGATAAGGTGCCGTTTCCGGCTATGGCCCAGATGAAGGATGGAACCTGGCTGATCTTGGGGGGAGCAGGAAACGATGATGTGCTTACCCAAGCTCCCGGCGAGCGAGGGGTGAAGAAGATTCCCCTGATCGAATTTGAGGAGTCCTGGTCCGGCAAGCTCATGCTTATCACCAAGCGCACTGCGCTGCCAGACGCCCTGCGGCAGTTCAACATATCCTGGTTCATCCCGGCACTGATCAAATACAAGCGGCTGTTCGGCGAGGTGTTGCTGCTCTCCTTTTTTCTGCAGCTTTTCGGGCTGGTGACACCGCTTTTTTTTCAGGTGGTCATCGACAAGGTGCTGGTGCACAAAGGACTGACCACCCTGGACGTATTGGCCATAGGCCTCATGGTCGTCTTCATCTTCGAGGTGGTCATGGGAGGCCTGCGCACCTGGCTTTTTTCCCACACCACCTACCGGGTGGACGTTACTCTCGGGGCTCAGCTTTTTTCCCATCTCGTTTCCCTGCCATTGGCGTATTTCAACGCCCGCCGCGTGGGCGACTCCGTTGCCCGCGTGCGTGAATTGGAAAATATCCGGCGTTTTTTGACCGGATCCACACTGACTGTGGTTCTGGACCTGCTGTTTACCGGCGTATTTCTTGTGGTTATGTTTTTTTACAGTTGGCAGCTTTCGTTCTTGGTTCTGGGCATCATGCCGTTCTACATCGGGCTTTCCGTATTCGTGACCCCGGTGCTGCGGAAACGCCTGGACGAAAAATTTCAGCGCGGAGCAGAGCAGCAGGCCTTTCTTGTAGAAACTATCAGCGGCGTGCAGACGCTCAAATCCATGGCAGTGGAACCACAGTTTCAGCGTCGCTGGGAAGATTTGTTGGCCGGATATGTGAAGTCCGCATTCCGCACCGACAACCTGGGCAACTTCGCGGTACAAGCCACAACTTTTTTGAGCAAACTGAGCACGCTGCTCATTCTTTGGATCGGTTCCCGCGCGGTTATTGACGGCGACCTGAGCGTAGGCCAACTCATTGCCTTCAACATGATGGCCGGGCGAATCAACAGCCCCATCCTACGCCTCTCCAAGGTCTGGCAGGATTTTCAGCAGGCCGGGGTTTCGCTTCAACGCCTGGGAGATATTCTCAACAACCCTACAGAGCCCGGCTACAACCCCAACCGCTCAACCCTCCCTTCGCTGCACGGGGATATCAAATTCGAGAACATCAGCTTTCGCTACCGTTCGGATACTCCTTTTGTGCTTCAGGACGTCAACCTTCACATCCGCAAAGGAGAAAGCGTAGGCATTGTTGGGCGTTCCGGGTCAGGCAAGAGCACATTGACCAACCTGGTACAGCGTCTGTTCGTGCCTGAAAAGGGACGGGTGCTGGTGGATGATATCGACCTGACTCTGGTGGATACAGCCTGGCTGCGGCGGCAGATTGGCGTTGTGCTCCAGGAAAATATGCTTTTCAACCGTTCCGTGCGCGACAACATTGCCTTGGCTGACCCCGGGGCGAGCATGGACCGGGTGGTGAATGCGGCCCAGCTGGCTGGGGCGCACGATTTCATTCTGGAATTGCCCGAGGGATACGATACCATCGTCGGAGAGCAGGGCACCGGGCTTTCCGGCGGGCAGCGCCAGCGCGTCGCCATTGCCCGTGCCCTCATGACCAACCCGCGGATTCTTATTCTGGACGAGGCCACCAGTGCCCTGGACTATGAGTCCGAGCATATCATTCAGCAGAATATGTCGGCCATCTCTTCGGGCAGGAGCGTGCTGATCATTGCCCACCGCCTGTCCACGGTCAAGGATTGCGACCGCATCGTAGTGGTGGAAAAAGGACAAATCGTGGAATCCGGCAGCCATGAGCAACTTGTGCGTACGGGCGGATATTACGCCAAGTTGTGGCAGTACCAATCCAAGGACCCCCGGGAGGCTGCGTGA
- a CDS encoding HlyD family type I secretion periplasmic adaptor subunit produces the protein MIGGIKAMVREKVLSHVPTFMDKARKCRFSHPTTEMEFLPAALEVVETPPSPIGRATAWCIMILAVFLVVWASLGKTDVVAVAEGKIIPSGMVKTIQPLEGGVITRINVREGQTVKEGEPLIELDTTTSGADVERLRGQLQASLLEEARLKALLRWDPEREKMPELVIPEGVDSTNVLQERRYLLQAAKSLSAKLKGYDNEIRRLQARMQSATHIVDKLKEQLPLVNKKAQAHKILYEQDFAPESEWLQVETERIEIVQNLKAEQQELAEAEAAIDVAEEQRLQALSEYSRDLLEDKTKVSTEVDSLTQELKKATRSDTLQRIVAPVDGKVMKLAVHTIGGVVTPAQELMILVPRNYQLEIEARVKNKDIGFVREGQAVGIKLEAFPFTEYGTLDGTVKSVSGDAIQTEEGDLYFLARVAMKQSYIEVNGKRVNLTPGMHASAEVKIRQRRLIEFFLSPLLKYANESMKER, from the coding sequence ATGATCGGCGGGATAAAAGCGATGGTCAGGGAAAAGGTATTATCGCATGTGCCCACATTTATGGACAAGGCCAGAAAATGCCGGTTCAGCCACCCCACCACGGAGATGGAGTTCCTGCCTGCTGCTCTGGAAGTGGTGGAGACGCCTCCTTCGCCTATCGGCAGAGCTACAGCTTGGTGTATCATGATTTTGGCTGTTTTCCTTGTTGTCTGGGCCTCGCTCGGCAAAACGGACGTGGTGGCCGTGGCCGAAGGCAAGATCATCCCCAGTGGCATGGTCAAGACCATCCAGCCTTTGGAAGGCGGGGTAATCACCAGGATCAACGTTCGCGAAGGACAGACCGTCAAGGAAGGTGAGCCGCTTATCGAATTGGATACGACCACCAGTGGAGCGGATGTGGAAAGACTGAGGGGGCAATTGCAAGCTTCTCTGTTGGAAGAGGCCCGACTCAAAGCTCTTCTCCGTTGGGATCCCGAAAGAGAAAAAATGCCGGAATTGGTCATCCCGGAAGGAGTGGATTCGACGAATGTCCTTCAGGAAAGGCGATACCTCCTTCAGGCTGCGAAATCCCTGTCGGCCAAGCTCAAGGGGTATGACAACGAGATTCGCAGGCTGCAGGCCAGGATGCAGTCCGCTACGCATATAGTGGACAAGCTCAAGGAACAACTTCCCCTCGTCAACAAGAAAGCCCAAGCGCACAAGATTCTGTATGAACAGGATTTTGCTCCAGAAAGCGAATGGCTTCAGGTCGAGACCGAACGTATTGAGATCGTGCAGAATCTTAAGGCTGAGCAACAGGAACTGGCCGAGGCCGAGGCGGCTATTGATGTGGCTGAGGAACAGCGGCTCCAAGCCTTGTCCGAATACAGCCGCGACCTTCTTGAAGACAAAACCAAAGTCTCGACAGAAGTGGACTCCCTGACTCAAGAACTCAAAAAGGCCACTCGAAGCGACACCTTGCAGCGGATTGTCGCACCTGTGGACGGCAAGGTCATGAAGCTGGCCGTCCACACCATCGGCGGCGTGGTCACTCCGGCTCAAGAGCTTATGATCCTGGTACCCCGGAACTACCAACTGGAGATCGAGGCGCGGGTCAAAAACAAGGATATCGGATTCGTACGCGAGGGCCAGGCCGTGGGGATCAAGCTGGAGGCATTCCCCTTCACAGAATACGGCACCCTGGATGGCACTGTGAAGTCCGTATCTGGCGATGCCATCCAGACCGAAGAAGGCGACCTCTATTTTCTGGCGCGGGTGGCCATGAAACAGAGCTATATCGAGGTCAACGGAAAGCGCGTCAACCTGACTCCCGGCATGCATGCCTCCGCCGAGGTCAAGATTCGTCAACGCAGGCTCATTGAGTTCTTTCTTTCGCCATTGCTTAAATACGCCAACGAAAGCATGAAGGAGCGATGA
- a CDS encoding glycosyltransferase, translating into MKPESMRILITHCNFPAQFRHIAAYLGRNPKNEVVFATKNPRPEWNIPGVGKVAFQPVENRAESLHPLSLGVDESVRHGAGLLDTCRQLKAKGFNPDVILGHSGWGQTMYLKDVFPDAPLVNYFEWYYNAAGPETRLDHREKNDTDLAMLRMRNTPILHDLVSCSAGVTPTAFQQTQFPSEFKAKIHQIHDGIDTRYFAPDPNISIQNLQLPGIDLTGCTELLTYCARGLEPYRGFPQFYQALPAILYARPSCHVLIVGEDRACYSPKLTDGRTYKQEMIKRVRVDESRVHFVDPLPYGLYKKVLQASTAHAYLTWPFVLSWSMLEAMSCECLIVGSDTEPVQEVLQDGQNGLLTSFTDPDKIAKSMIQALEHAPDLQHIRKAARRTIQNKYDLAICLPKQIKLLTSLL; encoded by the coding sequence TTGAAACCAGAATCCATGCGTATCCTGATCACCCACTGCAACTTCCCGGCTCAATTCCGGCATATTGCCGCATACCTCGGCCGTAATCCGAAAAATGAGGTTGTGTTTGCCACCAAAAATCCGCGCCCGGAATGGAATATACCCGGAGTCGGCAAAGTCGCATTTCAGCCCGTTGAGAACCGTGCCGAAAGTCTCCACCCTCTGAGTCTGGGGGTGGACGAATCCGTGCGGCATGGCGCAGGACTGCTTGATACATGTCGCCAACTCAAAGCCAAGGGATTCAATCCAGACGTCATCCTGGGTCATTCCGGTTGGGGACAGACCATGTATCTCAAGGATGTCTTTCCCGATGCTCCGTTGGTGAATTATTTTGAATGGTACTACAATGCGGCTGGCCCCGAGACCCGACTTGATCATCGGGAAAAGAACGATACTGACCTGGCCATGCTTAGGATGCGAAACACCCCGATCCTGCATGACTTGGTATCATGTAGCGCAGGCGTGACCCCGACGGCTTTTCAACAGACTCAATTCCCGTCGGAATTTAAGGCCAAGATTCATCAAATTCACGACGGCATCGACACCCGCTACTTTGCACCCGACCCAAACATTTCCATTCAAAATTTACAGCTACCAGGTATTGATCTCACTGGTTGCACGGAGCTGCTGACCTACTGCGCGCGCGGCCTCGAGCCTTATCGCGGTTTTCCGCAGTTTTATCAGGCCTTGCCGGCTATTCTGTATGCCCGGCCCAGTTGCCATGTGCTCATCGTCGGCGAAGACCGGGCATGCTACAGCCCCAAGCTGACAGATGGCCGTACCTACAAGCAAGAGATGATAAAGCGGGTGCGTGTGGATGAAAGTCGGGTTCATTTCGTCGATCCCCTGCCATACGGCCTGTACAAAAAGGTGCTCCAAGCCTCCACGGCCCACGCCTACCTCACTTGGCCCTTCGTCCTATCCTGGTCCATGCTGGAAGCCATGAGCTGCGAATGCCTCATCGTAGGCTCGGACACAGAGCCAGTGCAGGAGGTGTTGCAAGATGGTCAAAACGGCCTTCTGACCTCTTTCACTGATCCGGACAAAATCGCTAAGAGCATGATCCAAGCCCTTGAACACGCACCGGACCTGCAGCACATCCGCAAAGCCGCACGTCGAACGATTCAGAACAAATATGATTTAGCGATCTGCCTACCAAAGCAAATCAAATTGCTTACCAGCTTGCTTTGA
- a CDS encoding transposase: MLVVWAMKETGSGHQMPPPEQILFKLREADVALTQGTRVADACRQLGIPEQTYYRWRKEYGGLKTSQARQLIAVGERTPDLRSSLPTSVWISKSFQRRSRETSKP, from the coding sequence ATGTTAGTCGTATGGGCCATGAAAGAGACAGGATCTGGCCATCAAATGCCCCCCCCTGAACAGATCCTCTTCAAGCTTAGAGAAGCCGACGTTGCCTTGACTCAAGGAACGCGAGTTGCTGATGCCTGCCGTCAATTGGGCATACCCGAGCAGACGTATTACCGCTGGCGCAAAGAGTACGGGGGCTTGAAGACGAGTCAGGCCAGGCAGCTCATAGCTGTTGGAGAGAGAACTCCAGATTTAAGAAGCTCGTTGCCGACTTCAGTCTGGATAAGCAAATCCTTTCAGAGGCGCTCAAGGGAAACTTCTAAGCCCTGA
- a CDS encoding TetR/AcrR family transcriptional regulator, whose translation MARPAIKKQDIEEAAILLFSTKGLAQTTIKDIAAEAGVTEGALYRHYPGKNEMAWQLFCRELERFSRELGVKMFEKGAPLEARLESSVRFIFSYYREYSVQFAFIMLTQHGFPDEKLLDETVNPNDMVARFVAEAVAEGEIPPMDAVLASGLVLGLVLQVLVMHRYGRIIIDDVVVNNVVAAAKRVLCVC comes from the coding sequence ATGGCCCGGCCAGCGATAAAGAAGCAGGACATTGAGGAGGCGGCGATTCTTTTGTTTTCCACAAAAGGATTGGCGCAGACGACCATCAAAGACATCGCGGCTGAGGCCGGAGTGACAGAGGGGGCCTTGTACAGGCACTATCCGGGTAAAAATGAGATGGCATGGCAACTGTTCTGTCGTGAGCTCGAAAGGTTTTCCAGAGAGCTCGGGGTGAAAATGTTTGAGAAGGGTGCTCCTCTGGAGGCTCGCCTGGAGTCGAGTGTCCGTTTCATATTTTCCTACTATCGGGAGTATTCCGTGCAATTTGCCTTCATCATGCTGACCCAGCACGGGTTTCCTGATGAGAAGTTGCTTGATGAGACGGTGAATCCTAATGATATGGTCGCACGTTTTGTCGCAGAAGCGGTGGCCGAAGGGGAAATCCCGCCCATGGACGCGGTGCTGGCGTCAGGCCTTGTGTTAGGGTTGGTCCTTCAGGTCCTGGTGATGCATCGATACGGGCGGATCATAATAGACGATGTTGTCGTCAATAACGTAGTCGCGGCAGCTAAACGCGTTTTGTGTGTGTGCTAA